GACCTGTTTCGCCAGATAGACCTGATCGTCCATGACCATGTGTTGCAGGTCTTTCACCGACAGCGTGCCTTTCGCGCCCAAGGAACTCAGACGATCCAGGGCAAAACGCGACCGTAACCCGAGCGGTTGGCCATCCTGACTGATCAACGGAGAGAAGCCAGTCAACGGTTGCGCCGGGTTGGCCAGCCACGCCGAGTCATTGGAATGCTGAACGAAATCCTTGCGCAACAACTGCGGCAATTGGCTCGAGGCATAGATGCCCTTTTGCGCCGCCTGCGGATCGATGTCCCAGGCACAAGCGCTATCGGAACCGTCCAGCACAATCATGCGCAAACCGGCGCGGGGATCGCTGCACTTGGCCAACTTGTCGGCGTTGACGTTGGGCACCACCGACAGATTCATGTACAGCGTCTGGCCCTTGTCATCCACCGCCAGGGTATTGACCCACGGGATGCCCTGAATCGTGTGCACCGATTCCTGCAGATCCTTGAGTGTCGAGGCCCGATTCATCGCGTACCACTGTTTGAGGACGCGATCGTTTTCCAGATTGGCATCGCGCAGGCTGTAGGCAAACTGGTTGTCCCAGTCGAGCTTGCCCGGCCATTGCACGATCGGGCCGAACTGCGAGCTATAGATGTCGCGTGTCACTGGAACAACCTGACCATCAGCCTGTTTGACCTGAACGGTCACCGTTTGCTTGCTCAGCGGCAACGACTTGCCGTCGAGCAGGTAACGGGTCGGATCCTTCGGATCGAGTTGCAGACGATACAGGGTGAAATGTTTGGAGGCATCGACCGTGTGAGTCCACGCCAGATGCTGGTTGAAACCGATATTGATCATCGGCAACCCCGGCAATGCCGCGCCCATTACATCGAGCTTGCCCGGAATGGTCAGGTGCATCTGATAAAAACGCATGCCGCCGACCCAGGGAAAATGCGGGTTGGCCAGCAGCATGCCGCGGCCATTGAAGGAGCGCTCGCTGCCAACCGCCACCGCGTTGCTGCCACGATCCAGCGCGAAACGCTGCTGGCGTGCTTCAGCCAATTGGTAAGCGCGACCCTCATTGCCCGATTGCGCTGTGGCGTGCGGCGGCGTAGCACCGGCCAATGCCTCGGCGAACTGCCCGACGCCGCCTTCGACCAACAGACGACGGGTCAGCTTGAGCAGATCTGCAGCGGCGATGTCGCGCACCCATTCGCCCTGGCATTGCTGAGGTAATCCCTGTTGGCGGCGTTCAGCGAGCAACTGGTTGTAACCGGCAGCGTAGCCTTCGACCAGATCGCGCACCTCGCGTGGTTGCGCTGTCCAGAACGACTGGATCGCCTCTGGGGTGTTCAGCCATTTGAAGAACACGTCGCTGACGCGGTTTTCACGCTCTTCGACCGTGAACTGATCCGGCCCGAAAAACCGCGAGCGCTCGCCGTTGACCGTGACGATCTCATTCGCGAGCAGGCACAGGTTGTCCTGCGCATAGGCGTAGCCGATACCAAAGCCCAGCCCGCGTTCATCCTGAGCGCGGATGTGCGGGACGCCAAACTGGGTACGCCGGATATCCGCGCCTGTCTCAGTGGCAGGACTTAATGCATGCGCCGCCATGCTCAGCCCGAGAAGTACGCTGGCAAGTGTCAGTCCGGTTAACTGCCTGGAAATAGTCACGCTTGCTCCTGATCGAAATAGTCGAAGACGCCCGCGCGATCATGCGCAAAGGGCCTTTCCGATAAACGAATCAGGCGAAAAAAAATTAGACCGCCGACCGCTGAAAGAGCGGCGAATTACAAGGATTGGACGAATTGACGACAAATTTTCTACATATTTTCTTTCATGATTTGCCGAGCTGAAACGTCTTGTTATGAGAGCGCACAAAAACCTTTCCTGCTCAGGCTCTGAAAAGGAGTAACCGCATGTACAACTCGCAACTACCAACGGACGGTAGCCAGGCCCCAAAAGGAGCTTCGATGAGCAACCACGCGAGCGATTACCCGCAGCCGGCCGAGCGTCATGGCAATGAGCGAATTCGTTTGCTGCTGAAAAGCTTCGGTCTGCGTACCAGCCTGATTCGACTGAAAGTCATCGATGCCTTGCTGGTTGCCGCGCAGAGCGACCGCCGGCTGGGGGTGCGTGGTGTCCACAGCCAATTGCTGGATCTGGACATTCCTTTGTCCTTCCTCAGCGTGCGCGAAGTGCTCAAACGCTTGTGCGCCGAAGGGGTGATCACCTTCAATGCGGACAAGAGCTACAGCCTGCATCCGCAAGCGGCGGCCGTTCTCAATAACGAATGAAGTGCGCGACGAACGCCGTCAGGGTTTGACCTTGCGGCGCATCACGCCGTTGATCACCACCACGACCACCGCGACGCCGATGGCGACGTACTGGAACGTCTTCTCCGTGATCATCCCGGCGTTTTGCGCCCACGACAGGCCAAGCATGATTGCGAGTACAGACAGGGCAATCAGAATCGAATAGATCAAGCGTTGTTTCTGAGTCATTGCGGCTTCCTGAAACTTGGAATGTATCCGTGTGCATGTCCTGTGCGGACCCTTCTGCGGGGTTGCACCGGAGAGCAAACGGGGTCTCATGTTACAGCCGCCGGAGAGTTTTGGCTTTATCGCGGCGCCACCATGAGGATTTTTCAACTGCTGCATCCAATCACCTGGCTAACTGCCGTTCTTGCCCAGCTCACGCATTGTTTTTCCCTCGGCTGGCGTAGACGACCATCATCGTTATTACCAGAGGGGTCCCGGCGTTTATCGGGATCGTTAGTACGCCCAGCAGCTGACCATATGTATCCGTTTATATCCAGGCAACCAATGCGCTTATCGCAATGTAAGCGATTTCTGTAGGACTTGTTACACCACGATGTAAGCATTTACTTCCTCAGGCGTAGCGATTATTCACTTGGTAATATCACCGAACATTTGGATGCATTCCGCTACATTAATAAAATATCTGACGGATCATTCCTGCCTCTACTCTCTGCATCCCTTCTTCACTCGCAATCCGAACTCGACATGCAGAGAACTCTCATTGATATCCGACCGATCACTGCGCTCGGATTCTGTCTGGGCATAACACTTTTCGAATTGATGACTTATATGGCCAGCGACATGGTCATGCCCGCGATGCTGCAAGTTACGAAGGATTTCAACGCCCCTTCCAGCCATGTATCCAACGCTTTCAATCTTTACTTGCTGGGGGGTGTTTGCCTGCAATGGCTGATTGGCCCTTTGTCCGATCAACTGGGCCGACGAGGCATGTTACTGGCCGGATGTGCGCTGTTTAGCCTGGCGTGCACTGCCGCCTTCGCGGCAAACAGCATCGAAGCCTTCAACCTGTTGCGAATCGTCCAGGGAATGGGGCTGGGTTTTGTTGTGGCGGTCAGCTATCCCGCTCTGCAAGAGGTGTTCTGCGAAGCCGATGCGGTGCGTTTGATGGCACTGCTTGGCAACGTTGCACTGCTGTCGCCGTTGCTCGGCCCAATGATTGGCAGCCTGCTGCTGGAATGGATGAGTTGGCGGGAAATGTTTCTGCTGTTAGGCGTTGCAGCAGCGGGGATCTGGTTGGGCCTGTATGGGTTCATGCCGGAGACTGTCGGGGCACTGCGCCACGATGGGCAAACGCAGGCCCCTGTGCCCTTCTCCTGGCGGCAAACCCTGCAACGTTATCGGGCGTTATTGCGCCATCGCCGGTTTCTCGCTGCAAGCATTGCTCTGGGCCTGATGAGTTTGCCCCTGATTGCCTGGATCGGCCTCGCGCCGGTGCTGTTGATCCAACTGCTGGGCTTGACGCCACGGGAATACGCCTTGTGGCAAATCCCGATTTTCTCGGCAGTGATGCTCGGCAATCTGATCCTTGATCGTTTGCTGACCACCCTTGCACTTCCTCGCCTGGTCCAGTTGGCATTGTTGCCGTTTTGTCTGGGCCTCCTCACCTTGGCGGGCAGCGCGCTTCTCGGCGCCGGCCTGCAAGCACTGATTGCCAGTCTTGCGCTTTACGCCGTCGGCTTGGGCATGAGCAACGCTGCTCTGTATCGAATGGCGCTGTTTGCAACGGACGACAGCAAAGGCTTGGTCAGCGCGATGATCGGCGTGATTTCGATCAGCGTGATGGGAGCGGGAGCCTCGTTCATCGCTGCGAATGGCGG
This window of the Pseudomonas fluorescens genome carries:
- a CDS encoding acylase codes for the protein MTISRQLTGLTLASVLLGLSMAAHALSPATETGADIRRTQFGVPHIRAQDERGLGFGIGYAYAQDNLCLLANEIVTVNGERSRFFGPDQFTVEERENRVSDVFFKWLNTPEAIQSFWTAQPREVRDLVEGYAAGYNQLLAERRQQGLPQQCQGEWVRDIAAADLLKLTRRLLVEGGVGQFAEALAGATPPHATAQSGNEGRAYQLAEARQQRFALDRGSNAVAVGSERSFNGRGMLLANPHFPWVGGMRFYQMHLTIPGKLDVMGAALPGLPMINIGFNQHLAWTHTVDASKHFTLYRLQLDPKDPTRYLLDGKSLPLSKQTVTVQVKQADGQVVPVTRDIYSSQFGPIVQWPGKLDWDNQFAYSLRDANLENDRVLKQWYAMNRASTLKDLQESVHTIQGIPWVNTLAVDDKGQTLYMNLSVVPNVNADKLAKCSDPRAGLRMIVLDGSDSACAWDIDPQAAQKGIYASSQLPQLLRKDFVQHSNDSAWLANPAQPLTGFSPLISQDGQPLGLRSRFALDRLSSLGAKGTLSVKDLQHMVMDDQVYLAKQVMPDLLKFCATDLGADAQALKPVCVSLKQWDGRANLDAGPGLVHFQNIMQALQEAPDVWRVAFDANDAQNTPRGLAVEQPAVSKVVRDAMLASATTTAKMGLKSGTRWGDIQVVSSGGQQTPIHGGPGTLGIYNAIQNVPREDGKLEVVSGTSYLQVVTFDDKGPHAQGLLAFSLSSDPASKYARDQTEAFSKKQWSVLPFTEQQIKADPQYQLQTVREVVNGKGQMAAQ
- a CDS encoding fe2+ zn2+ uptake regulation protein translates to MYNSQLPTDGSQAPKGASMSNHASDYPQPAERHGNERIRLLLKSFGLRTSLIRLKVIDALLVAAQSDRRLGVRGVHSQLLDLDIPLSFLSVREVLKRLCAEGVITFNADKSYSLHPQAAAVLNNE
- a CDS encoding MFS transporter yields the protein MQRTLIDIRPITALGFCLGITLFELMTYMASDMVMPAMLQVTKDFNAPSSHVSNAFNLYLLGGVCLQWLIGPLSDQLGRRGMLLAGCALFSLACTAAFAANSIEAFNLLRIVQGMGLGFVVAVSYPALQEVFCEADAVRLMALLGNVALLSPLLGPMIGSLLLEWMSWREMFLLLGVAAAGIWLGLYGFMPETVGALRHDGQTQAPVPFSWRQTLQRYRALLRHRRFLAASIALGLMSLPLIAWIGLAPVLLIQLLGLTPREYALWQIPIFSAVMLGNLILDRLLTTLALPRLVQLALLPFCLGLLTLAGSALLGAGLQALIASLALYAVGLGMSNAALYRMALFATDDSKGLVSAMIGVISISVMGAGASFIAANGGAISLAGFALWAACGGSLCLPLLYGFLRKDQPASTPSNK